The following proteins come from a genomic window of Moritella sp. Urea-trap-13:
- a CDS encoding EamA family transporter, with product MHFLIITNLVWAFSFSLIGVYLSGQVDAWFSVLFRIGLAMLVFIPFLRLGNLARSTIIKVMAIGACQLGIMYGFYYQSFLLLSVPEVLLFTVFTPIYVTLIDDLLHSRFSPWYLGTALIAVLGAIVIKYAGINEGFVIGFLVVQGANIAMAIGQVAYKKLSENELKGVKHSEVFGLFYIGAFLVAAVAFMLLGSTEKMPSTTTQWGVLTYLGIIASGLGYFMWNKGACLVNAGTLAAMNNVLVPLGLLVNLVIWNRDADLVKLALGGSIIVLSLVFNETVVKKRVLQKTAVL from the coding sequence TCTTATCGGGGTTTATTTATCCGGTCAGGTTGATGCTTGGTTCTCGGTATTATTCCGTATTGGCTTAGCGATGTTAGTATTCATCCCTTTTTTACGACTGGGTAACCTAGCCCGCTCTACCATTATTAAAGTGATGGCTATCGGCGCTTGTCAGCTGGGTATTATGTATGGTTTCTATTATCAATCATTCCTACTGCTATCCGTGCCAGAAGTATTATTATTTACCGTGTTCACGCCTATCTATGTGACCTTGATTGATGACTTATTACATTCACGCTTCAGCCCTTGGTATTTAGGTACTGCGCTTATCGCGGTATTAGGTGCGATTGTCATTAAATACGCAGGTATTAATGAAGGCTTTGTCATTGGGTTCTTAGTGGTGCAAGGCGCGAATATTGCCATGGCGATCGGCCAAGTGGCTTACAAGAAATTATCAGAAAACGAATTGAAAGGTGTCAAACATAGCGAAGTATTTGGCCTGTTTTATATTGGCGCATTCCTAGTTGCTGCAGTCGCATTCATGTTGCTAGGTAGTACTGAAAAAATGCCAAGCACCACAACACAGTGGGGCGTATTAACTTACCTTGGCATTATCGCTTCAGGATTAGGTTACTTCATGTGGAATAAAGGTGCATGTTTAGTTAATGCAGGTACATTAGCGGCAATGAATAACGTGCTTGTGCCATTAGGCTTATTGGTTAACTTGGTTATTTGGAATCGCGATGCTGACTTAGTCAAATTAGCACTTGGTGGCAGTATCATCGTATTGTCATTAGTATTTAATGAAACGGTCGTTAAGAAACGCGTATTGCAAAAGACAGCCGTACTTTAA